Genomic window (Vigna unguiculata cultivar IT97K-499-35 chromosome 10, ASM411807v1, whole genome shotgun sequence):
AAATTTCtgtgataaatttattaatatagttATTCTCAATAGCCTCCATAACAAGCACTTCAAACTCACTGAAACTACCTCTAATATCTAACAGAACACTGCACAATCCTTGATTATTACAATAATCCAAGATCACATCCAGATTTATTTGATCCAGAACTACAGTTTCAATTCCTTGTTGAGCCACTTCTGGAGCTGTTCCTGCTTTATTCTCAGTGAAGATTATGATTTTGCTTGTGATGTCATTGATGGATGATAGAATTTGATTCAAAGAACTAGGATCTTTATGTATTACAATCCGAATTGGTTGGTTGGCTCCAGGTTCTTGAGATGCAGGTACTTTAAAGTTTTCAGTGAAAAAGGAAGAAGACATTACCACTGCATCATATTCCTGTAATAGCCTTGAATAGTAACCACCACATTCTGCAGCTCCATTCCCAAGCAAGTTCAAAAAATTTCCATTGACAGAAAGAGAATATCTGCAATGCAAGTACAGGCTAGGCTGTGAAGTGATGTTTATGAAATAACTAAAACACATGAGGATCAACCAAACTCCAAAATGCATCCAAAGAACAATCATCATTGTTAGGAAAAGCATGTGAAAGTGTCAAAGGACAAAGGAAGAGTTGAATTACCTCAAAGTAAGGAAAGGTTTTCCCGTCAACATGCGATGAATGTAAGGCTCATTGAGACTCTTGCACAACTCTTCCTCTACACCCACAACAACTTCAATTCCTGCATCTCTCAATCTTTCCACCCCTTTGAAGGCAACTATGGGATTTGGATCCACCATCCCCACAACAACCTTTTTCACTTTAGCTTCAATTAGAGCTTCAGTACAAGGTGGAGTCCTACCAAAATGATTACAAGGTTCCAAGCTCACATAAGCAGTTGCATTTTGTGCCAAATCACCAGCATCTCTCAGAGCAAACACCTGACAATCTCATCTCCCCAACTCAACATACTCACAAACACAAGTCTTTATCCAAAGGCTAAGTAAGAAACAGTAACATCTCACAATCAAAACATGTTCACCAGAATATCTCCTAATTTTATGTAACATTCACCAGAACCGtaagaataatttttattttacatacaGAGAATAATTCAGATAGACAGAGAGGGGAAGAGAGGGAAGGTAGGTACCTCAGCATGCGGTTGCCCTGCTTTAGGGTGGAACCCTTCACCAACAACTATCCCATTCTTTACAATAACACACCCCACCAATGGATTGGGGCTGGTATACCCAATAGCCTTTCTTGCAAGCTCCACACATCTTCTCATGTAAAACCCATCATCACTTTCTCCATCGGAGGATGCACACTGCACCCCAAACCCATTCCACCGACTCCTCCTAATGGGTTTGTAACTCCCACCACCAAAAGTCAAACACAACCTAGTTCCAGCCTTGGAGGGGCTCAGGGTGGACACAAAAGATGCAAACTTTGGAGGATTTGCAGTAATCGAGAACCTGGGCACCTGAAGGGTGCAATCTGAACACAGTGCTTGCATAGTGTTTGTAGATATTACGAAAAGAGAAAAGCAATTGTTTTATTCTTTGCTCTCCCGGTGTAGCCAAACCACCTTTGTCCAAACAAGCAAGATTGCCTAGAAAacaattaactattttttttgtttaattaatttttaattcagtaATTTTGGGCGCATATGATTTGGTTCattcaaaattagaaaaatcatttattgtatcactttaataaaaagtatagtttcaatttcataaatatatttaaagactATAATATacttttcttctaaaatttaatatttttaatataaataatgatattatgaCTTCTACTTATtgactttcattttttatttcctaaCATAACTTAATCTGAGtatttgattaatatattaaagtaaaatcaaaatataatttttcttttaatatttacgGGTGTGCGAAATAATACAAGAGATTTCTCAATAATACAACTCTTTGGTCTATATGAGCATCAATCCCAATATCAAACAACACTATATAAAGCACAGTCCCCGTATCAAATCAATATACAAATATCTCACCCTCCTCGTCAAGTGTtggaataaataatatttaattattcaagATTCGAAATAAAGCTCACATTTCAATATTAGACTAACCAACACAAGTTATTATGCCCATACATCTTCACTCCTGTCTCTAAATTAAACACCGTAACAGAATATTCAAACAGACATCTGAACatcaagttcaaaatcaaaACCTTGAAAATCATTCATTTACATACAACCAAATTAAACGTAAAACATACTTAATGAAACTAAAATCACGGGACCATAATCATCAAATGGCAGGAAATTGGAGAATAAAAAACCTTCTCATTCGATTAAATGCAAATCCGAGCCAGAGGAATATTGTACTAATTCAAGAAACAATTAATTAACAACATGCCaacaaaatgaatttattcattcatCATAGCATATTGTACGTAAGAAccactttatttttattcatttatgtCCTAAATTTTAAGGGCTTATCTTAAGCAGATGGACCTAAGACTGATCCATTATGATTTCACTTTTATGAAATAGTGTTCACTCCTCACCTTTTCTTTCCAACAGAGAGAGAGTTCTGCTAGAGTTTGGTCCCCTCTTGGTCAAGCTAGCTCTAAACTCGGCTCTATTTCATGTGAGTTAACTCTCAGCTCATATTAGTTCCTTCTTGTCTCCTTTTCGTCTTTCCGCTAGAGGTACACTGCGGTAACCTCGTTCCTTTGTTTTGTGCTGCTGTTCCAGTTCATAAATCTGCTCTTGGAGCTACTGGGTTCGTTGGCTTAAGAGTCAAAGTCTGATTTTAgcccctttccaggtaagggaagctagggctcTATTGTCTACTTAGATTTGTGCTTGCATTGCCGTTGTTTCATGATTTTATGGCTTGTGTGCTATTGTGGAAATGTGAACTGTCTAGTATTACTGTTTGGGTATGAAAATATAGTTGTTGCAGGGAAAATAGTGGCGAGGTCTgatactctcgcccaagcgggcctgcctcgcctaggcaagacttGCAGAAGCAGGCCAAGTTCACACTCGaaccctcgctcaggcggagagctctttttttgagcgaggtactatctcgcttaggcgagagattctcgcttaagcgagaacgtGTGGGAGCCTTGGTATGTTGCTCCAGTTTTAGCCCAGGCGAagaacctcacctttgggcgaggggtggcctcgctcaggcgaggagggctcgcctaTGCGAGCGTTCACAAAATCTCCCAGGGCCTCTgtcgcgatctcgcctaagcgagagtctgtagcttaagcgagagcacccctctcacctgagcgagggcttctggcttgagcgagatgtgCTACGGGTCACACTATTTTTCCTCACATGGTTTTTATT
Coding sequences:
- the LOC114167650 gene encoding riboflavin biosynthesis protein PYRD, chloroplastic-like, whose product is MQALCSDCTLQVPRFSITANPPKFASFVSTLSPSKAGTRLCLTFGGGSYKPIRRSRWNGFGVQCASSDGESDDGFYMRRCVELARKAIGYTSPNPLVGCVIVKNGIVVGEGFHPKAGQPHAEVFALRDAGDLAQNATAYVSLEPCNHFGRTPPCTEALIEAKVKKVVVGMVDPNPIVAFKGVERLRDAGIEVVVGVEEELCKSLNEPYIHRMLTGKPFLTLRYSLSVNGNFLNLLGNGAAECGGYYSRLLQEYDAVVMSSSFFTENFKVPASQEPGANQPIRIVIHKDPSSLNQILSSINDITSKIIIFTENKAGTAPEVAQQGIETVVLDQINLDVILDYCNNQGLCSVLLDIRGSFSEFEVLVMEAIENNYINKFITEILPVWNKRTEPDPLQTLKSLDQGMKVLNLKSKASDQSVVIEGYFKSE